In Variovorax paradoxus, a single genomic region encodes these proteins:
- a CDS encoding ArsC family reductase, which translates to MTTLYGIPNCDTVKRARAWLDEHGVTYAFHDFKKQGVPEAELDQWLKKPGWEALVNRKGTTWRKLDEATREGVTDAATARPVLLANPSLIKRPVVDWGPKNPVTTGFDADAWAAVKAV; encoded by the coding sequence ATGACAACCCTATACGGCATTCCGAACTGCGACACCGTCAAGCGCGCCCGCGCCTGGCTCGACGAACATGGCGTGACCTACGCCTTCCACGATTTCAAGAAACAGGGCGTGCCCGAGGCCGAGCTCGACCAGTGGCTGAAGAAGCCGGGCTGGGAGGCCCTGGTCAACCGCAAGGGCACCACCTGGCGCAAGCTGGACGAGGCCACGCGCGAAGGCGTGACCGACGCCGCCACCGCCCGCCCCGTGCTGCTGGCCAACCCCAGTCTCATCAAGCGTCCGGTGGTCGACTGGGGCCCCAAGAACCCCGTCACCACGGGCTTCGACGCCGATGCATGGGCCGCTGTGAAGGCCGTGTAA
- the folC gene encoding bifunctional tetrahydrofolate synthase/dihydrofolate synthase yields the protein MPASMETLNDWLARAEQLHPKNIELGLERAKEMAQRLGLRFGCPVITVAGTNGKGSTCAMLESILTHAGYRTAVFTSPHLVRFEERLRLKGEAVDASKLIASFEVVEKARGDMPLTYFEFTTLGILHCMIEEKPDVAILEVGLGGRLDAVNIIDTDCAVITSIDLDHMEYLGPDRESIGFEKAGIMRAGKPVVVSDPMPPQSVIDHANAIGADLWRFGTDFNVSGDKQQWGWSGRGRRYSGLAYPALRGANQLINAAGVLAALEALRPQLPITAQAVRNGLAMVELPGRFQIVPGEPALVLDVAHNAHAVAALAENLDAMGFYPTTHGVFGVMADKDLAPILARIGPLIDRWYFTDLPTSRAAKAADLLASWQAQNTRTDASGSVHAGPMEALRAAIEQAGPADRIVVFGSFFTVGGVLENGTPRLQAKHLLPGG from the coding sequence ATCCCGGCCTCAATGGAAACCCTTAACGACTGGCTCGCTCGCGCCGAGCAACTCCATCCCAAGAACATCGAGCTCGGGCTCGAGCGCGCCAAAGAGATGGCGCAGCGCCTCGGCCTGCGCTTCGGCTGCCCGGTCATCACCGTGGCGGGCACCAACGGCAAGGGATCGACCTGCGCGATGCTCGAGTCGATCCTCACCCATGCGGGCTATCGCACGGCGGTCTTCACCTCGCCGCACCTGGTGCGCTTCGAAGAGCGGCTGCGGCTCAAGGGCGAGGCGGTCGATGCTTCGAAACTGATAGCAAGCTTCGAAGTGGTGGAGAAGGCGCGCGGCGACATGCCGCTGACCTACTTCGAGTTCACCACGCTCGGCATCCTGCACTGCATGATCGAGGAAAAGCCCGACGTGGCGATCCTCGAGGTCGGCCTGGGCGGCCGGCTCGACGCGGTCAACATCATCGACACCGACTGCGCGGTCATCACCAGCATCGACCTCGACCACATGGAGTACCTCGGCCCCGACCGCGAAAGCATCGGCTTCGAGAAGGCCGGCATCATGCGCGCGGGCAAGCCGGTCGTCGTGAGCGACCCGATGCCGCCGCAGAGCGTGATCGACCACGCCAACGCCATCGGCGCCGATCTCTGGCGCTTCGGCACCGACTTCAACGTGTCCGGCGACAAGCAGCAGTGGGGCTGGTCGGGCCGCGGCCGGCGCTACAGCGGGCTGGCCTATCCGGCGCTGCGCGGCGCCAACCAGCTCATCAACGCGGCGGGCGTGCTCGCGGCACTGGAAGCGCTGCGGCCGCAACTGCCGATCACCGCGCAGGCGGTACGCAACGGGCTGGCCATGGTCGAGCTGCCGGGCCGCTTCCAGATCGTGCCGGGCGAGCCCGCGCTGGTGCTCGACGTGGCGCACAACGCCCACGCCGTCGCCGCGCTGGCCGAGAACCTCGACGCGATGGGCTTCTATCCCACCACGCACGGCGTGTTCGGTGTCATGGCCGACAAGGACCTGGCGCCGATCCTCGCGCGCATCGGCCCGCTGATCGACCGCTGGTACTTCACCGACCTGCCCACGTCGCGCGCCGCCAAGGCGGCCGACCTGCTGGCCAGCTGGCAGGCCCAGAACACCCGTACCGACGCCTCGGGCAGCGTGCACGCAGGCCCGATGGAGGCGTTGCGCGCAGCCATCGAGCAGGCAGGGCCCGCTGATAGAATCGTCGTCTTCGGATCGTTCTTCACCGTGGGTGGCGTGCTCGAAAACGGCACCCCCCGGCTGCAAGCCAAACACCTGCTGCCAGGCGGCTGA
- a CDS encoding PXPV repeat protein, with the protein MNRHVFRTLAGLSMAGALAAGTGLVHAQQQQSQVVQARVISATPIRETTGSDVSYNVTYEYNGQQYTTRMSTRPGATIAVQASAYGVTSPVAPQGQVQTYPVEASGSGGSPWDNVVPEPGVVVGAGNPAPVYVQPAPVYVQPAPVYVDPFYGYGYPYAYPPVGISLNLGYSRGWGGGYYRGGWGGFRGGWHR; encoded by the coding sequence ATGAACAGACACGTTTTTCGCACCCTTGCCGGCCTCTCGATGGCCGGTGCGCTGGCGGCTGGCACGGGCCTCGTGCACGCCCAGCAGCAGCAAAGCCAGGTCGTCCAGGCGCGGGTGATTTCCGCCACGCCGATCCGCGAAACGACTGGTAGCGATGTCAGCTACAACGTTACCTACGAATACAACGGCCAGCAGTACACCACCCGCATGAGCACCCGGCCCGGCGCGACCATCGCGGTCCAGGCATCCGCCTACGGCGTGACTTCGCCAGTGGCACCTCAGGGCCAGGTCCAGACCTACCCGGTGGAGGCCAGCGGCAGCGGCGGCTCCCCCTGGGACAACGTCGTGCCCGAGCCCGGCGTGGTGGTCGGCGCGGGCAATCCGGCGCCCGTGTATGTGCAGCCGGCGCCCGTCTACGTGCAACCGGCGCCGGTGTACGTCGATCCCTTCTATGGCTACGGTTATCCCTATGCCTATCCGCCGGTCGGCATCTCGCTGAACCTGGGCTATTCGCGCGGCTGGGGCGGCGGCTACTACCGCGGCGGCTGGGGCGGTTTCCGCGGCGGCTGGCACCGCTGA
- the argG gene encoding argininosuccinate synthase, whose translation MSTILQNVPAGQKVGIAFSGGLDTSAALHWMRNKGAIPYAYTANLGQPDEPDYDEIPRKAMLYGAENARLIDCRVQLANEGIAALQAGAFHVTTAGVTYFNTTPLGRAVTGTMLVSAMKEDDVHIWGDGSTYKGNDIERFYRYGLLTNPNLKIYKPWLDQVFIDELGGRAEMSAFMQQAGFAYKMSAEKAYSTDSNMLGATHEAKDLEHLNSGIQIVQPIMGVAFWKDEVEVKRETVSVRFEEGVPVALNGVRYSNLVDLILEANRIGGRHGLGMSDQIENRIIEAKSRGIYEAPGLALLFIAYERLVTGIHNEDTIEQYRDNGRKLGRLLYQGRWFDPQAIMLRETAQRWVARAITGEVTVELRRGNDYSILNTESANLTYKPERLSMEKVEGAFTPLDRIGQLTMRNLDIVDTREKLAIYTRTGLLSASEGASLPKLTNDGDAS comes from the coding sequence ATGTCGACCATCCTCCAAAACGTACCCGCCGGCCAGAAGGTCGGCATCGCCTTCTCCGGCGGCCTGGACACCAGCGCGGCGCTGCACTGGATGCGCAACAAGGGCGCCATTCCCTACGCCTACACCGCCAACCTCGGCCAGCCCGACGAGCCCGACTACGACGAGATCCCGCGCAAGGCGATGCTCTACGGCGCCGAGAACGCCCGCCTGATCGACTGCCGCGTGCAGCTGGCCAACGAAGGCATCGCCGCCCTGCAGGCCGGCGCCTTCCATGTGACCACCGCCGGCGTGACCTACTTCAACACCACGCCGCTGGGCCGCGCCGTCACCGGCACGATGCTGGTGTCGGCCATGAAGGAAGACGACGTCCACATCTGGGGCGACGGCAGCACCTACAAGGGCAACGACATCGAGCGTTTCTACCGCTACGGCCTGCTGACCAACCCCAACCTCAAGATCTACAAGCCCTGGCTCGACCAGGTCTTCATCGACGAGCTGGGCGGCCGCGCCGAAATGTCGGCGTTCATGCAGCAGGCCGGCTTCGCCTACAAGATGTCGGCGGAGAAGGCCTACTCGACCGACTCCAACATGCTCGGCGCCACGCACGAGGCCAAAGACCTCGAACACCTGAACAGCGGCATCCAGATCGTGCAGCCCATCATGGGCGTGGCCTTCTGGAAGGACGAAGTCGAAGTCAAGCGCGAAACCGTCTCGGTGCGCTTCGAAGAAGGCGTGCCCGTTGCGCTGAACGGCGTGCGCTACTCGAACCTGGTCGACCTGATCCTCGAGGCCAACCGCATCGGCGGCCGCCACGGCCTGGGCATGAGCGACCAGATCGAGAACCGCATCATCGAAGCCAAGAGCCGCGGCATCTACGAAGCCCCCGGCCTGGCGCTGCTGTTCATCGCCTACGAGCGCCTGGTCACCGGCATCCACAACGAAGACACCATCGAGCAGTACCGCGACAACGGCCGCAAGCTCGGCCGCCTGCTCTACCAGGGCCGCTGGTTCGACCCGCAGGCCATCATGCTGCGCGAAACGGCACAACGCTGGGTGGCGCGCGCCATCACCGGCGAAGTGACGGTCGAACTGCGCCGCGGCAACGACTACTCGATCCTGAACACCGAGTCGGCCAACCTCACCTACAAGCCCGAGCGCCTGAGCATGGAAAAGGTCGAGGGCGCGTTCACGCCGCTGGACCGCATCGGCCAGCTGACGATGCGCAACCTGGACATCGTCGACACGCGCGAGAAGCTGGCGATCTACACCCGCACCGG
- a CDS encoding pyrimidine/purine nucleoside phosphorylase: MTTTTDTINSAAVATKANVYFDGKCVSHNLTLADGTKKSVGVILPSTLTFNTGAPEIMEGAGGSCEYQLAGTSEWIASGPGQKFSVPGNSSFQIRVTGEPYSYICHFG; this comes from the coding sequence ATGACGACGACTACCGACACAATCAACAGCGCCGCAGTGGCCACCAAGGCCAATGTGTACTTCGACGGCAAGTGCGTGAGCCACAACCTCACGCTCGCGGACGGCACCAAGAAGTCGGTCGGCGTGATCCTTCCGTCCACCCTCACCTTCAACACCGGCGCGCCTGAAATCATGGAAGGCGCCGGCGGCAGCTGCGAATACCAGCTCGCGGGCACCAGCGAATGGATCGCCTCGGGCCCCGGCCAGAAATTCAGCGTGCCCGGCAACTCCAGCTTCCAGATCCGGGTCACCGGCGAGCCCTACAGCTACATCTGCCACTTCGGCTGA